One genomic segment of Mesoterricola silvestris includes these proteins:
- the murC gene encoding UDP-N-acetylmuramate--L-alanine ligase, whose protein sequence is MFGKIQHIHFVGIGGIGMSGIAEVLVNLGYQVSGSDLRESAVTQRLSSLGVQVALGHDAKCIEGAQVVVISSAVKGDNPEVVAARAAKIPVIPRGEMLAELMRMKYGIAIAGSHGKTTTTSMVAQVLSQGGIDPTIVIGGKLGAIGSNAKLGKGPFLVAEADESDGSFLLLSPTIGVITNVDREHLDHYRDLGEIMDAFAQFGNKVPFYGSVFVCMDDPNVAMLRPRLKRQVRTYGTNPQVDIRALDIRMEGWRALFRVRAFGEDLGEFSIGVPGHHMVLNALATIGVALELGVERDVIRASLASFTGADRRFQKKGERKGVTVIDDYGHHPTEIAATLAAARKGFPDKRIVVAFQPHRYSRTQALLEEFGRAFFDADVVLVTDIYAASEPPIPGLTGRSVVDAILAHGQRNAAYVPRVEDLAATLDGLTEAGDLVVTMGAGTITTAGPAYLALP, encoded by the coding sequence GTGTTCGGGAAAATCCAGCATATCCATTTCGTGGGCATCGGCGGCATCGGGATGTCGGGCATCGCCGAGGTGCTCGTGAACCTGGGCTACCAGGTGAGCGGTTCGGACCTCCGGGAAAGCGCGGTGACCCAGCGCCTTTCCTCCCTGGGGGTCCAGGTGGCCCTGGGACACGATGCGAAATGCATCGAAGGGGCCCAGGTTGTGGTGATTTCCAGCGCCGTGAAGGGGGACAACCCCGAGGTGGTGGCCGCCCGGGCGGCCAAGATCCCCGTGATCCCCCGGGGGGAGATGCTGGCCGAACTCATGCGCATGAAGTACGGCATCGCCATCGCCGGTTCCCACGGCAAGACCACCACCACCAGCATGGTGGCCCAGGTGCTCAGCCAGGGCGGCATCGACCCCACCATCGTCATCGGCGGCAAGCTGGGGGCCATCGGCAGCAACGCCAAGCTGGGCAAGGGCCCCTTCCTGGTGGCCGAGGCCGACGAATCCGACGGCAGCTTCCTGCTCCTGTCCCCCACCATCGGGGTCATCACCAACGTGGACCGGGAGCACCTGGACCACTACCGGGACCTGGGCGAGATCATGGACGCCTTCGCCCAGTTCGGGAACAAGGTGCCCTTCTACGGGTCGGTCTTCGTGTGCATGGACGATCCCAACGTGGCCATGCTGAGGCCCCGCCTCAAGCGCCAGGTGCGCACCTACGGCACCAACCCCCAGGTGGACATCCGGGCCCTGGATATCCGCATGGAGGGCTGGCGCGCCCTCTTCCGGGTGCGGGCCTTCGGGGAGGACCTGGGCGAATTCTCCATCGGCGTCCCCGGGCACCACATGGTCCTCAACGCCCTGGCCACCATCGGCGTGGCCCTGGAACTGGGGGTGGAGCGGGACGTCATCCGCGCCAGCCTCGCCAGCTTCACGGGCGCGGACCGGCGCTTCCAGAAGAAGGGGGAGCGCAAGGGGGTGACGGTGATCGACGACTACGGCCACCACCCCACCGAGATCGCCGCGACCCTGGCCGCGGCCCGCAAGGGATTCCCGGACAAGCGCATCGTCGTGGCCTTCCAGCCCCACCGCTACTCCCGCACCCAGGCCCTCCTGGAGGAGTTCGGCCGGGCCTTCTTCGACGCGGACGTGGTGCTGGTCACCGACATCTACGCCGCCAGCGAACCGCCGATCCCCGGCCTCACGGGGCGTTCGGTGGTGGACGCCATCCTGGCCCACGGCCAGCGGAACGCGGCCTACGTGCCCCGGGTGGAGGACCTGGCCGCGACCCTGGACGGGCTCACGGAAGCCGGCGACCTGGTGGTCACCATGGGGGCCGGGACGATCACCACCGCGGGTCCCGCCTACCTGGCCCTGCCCTGA
- a CDS encoding CocE/NonD family hydrolase, with the protein MRPWLPALALAAIQAHGQGTPWIRDHYVKREAMVRMRDGVRLFTAIYTPRAAKGALPVLMERTPYGAGPYGAEAFPDTLGPSELFAREGFIFVYQDVRGRMHSEGTFVDLTPSLDGGPGVDEATDTRDTVDWLLKNVPSNGRVGQWGISYPAFYAAAALPGAHPAMKAVSPQAPIADWFMGDDFHRNGALWLPHLFNFIADFGRPRPHPTEHRPEPFQHGTRDGYAFFLALGPLSNANALHFKGGIPFWNDVMAHGTYDAFWKARDLRPHLRDVRPAVLTVGGWFDAENLYGALQVHRALDRQSPGTDHRLVMGPWFHGGWGRSSGRSLGAMDFGSATSEFYQTRVEFPFFMHHLKGAPDPALPGAYVFQTGSNRWRRFASWPPPEARPVNLYFQAKARLGFRDPGPDGAAAYVSDPARPVPFWDGVDIGMPREYMTADQRFVDGRPDVATFSTGPLDKDLPVAGPVRAELWVTTTGTDSDWVVKVIDVQPDGRQQLLRGEVMRGKFRNSFERPEPFVPGQPTRVAFALNDVCHTFLKGHRLMVQVQSSWFPLMDRNPQVFTDIYKARPEDFRKADQEVLYGSGHPSRLELGVLP; encoded by the coding sequence ATGAGGCCCTGGCTCCCGGCCCTGGCCCTGGCGGCCATCCAGGCCCACGGCCAGGGCACGCCCTGGATCCGGGACCACTATGTCAAGCGCGAAGCCATGGTGCGCATGCGGGACGGGGTGCGGCTCTTCACCGCGATCTACACGCCCCGCGCGGCCAAGGGCGCCCTTCCCGTCCTCATGGAGCGCACGCCCTACGGAGCCGGTCCCTACGGCGCGGAGGCCTTTCCGGACACCCTGGGGCCCTCGGAACTCTTCGCCCGGGAGGGATTCATCTTCGTCTACCAGGACGTGCGCGGGCGCATGCACAGCGAAGGCACCTTCGTGGACCTGACCCCCTCCCTGGACGGGGGGCCCGGGGTGGACGAGGCCACCGACACCCGCGACACCGTGGACTGGCTCCTGAAGAACGTCCCCTCCAACGGCAGGGTGGGCCAGTGGGGCATCAGCTACCCGGCCTTCTACGCCGCCGCCGCCCTTCCCGGCGCCCACCCCGCCATGAAGGCCGTGTCGCCGCAGGCACCCATCGCGGACTGGTTCATGGGGGACGACTTCCACCGCAACGGCGCGCTCTGGCTGCCCCACCTCTTCAATTTCATCGCCGACTTCGGCCGCCCCCGTCCGCACCCCACCGAGCACCGTCCCGAGCCCTTCCAGCACGGCACCCGGGACGGCTACGCCTTCTTCCTGGCCCTGGGGCCCCTCTCCAACGCCAACGCGCTCCACTTCAAGGGGGGCATCCCCTTCTGGAACGACGTGATGGCCCACGGCACCTACGACGCCTTCTGGAAGGCCCGGGATCTGCGGCCCCACCTCAGGGACGTGCGCCCGGCGGTGCTCACCGTGGGGGGCTGGTTCGACGCCGAGAACCTCTACGGCGCCCTGCAGGTGCACCGGGCCCTGGACCGCCAGAGCCCCGGCACCGACCACCGCCTGGTGATGGGGCCCTGGTTCCACGGCGGCTGGGGCCGCAGCTCCGGCCGCAGCCTGGGGGCCATGGACTTCGGCTCGGCCACCTCGGAGTTCTACCAGACCCGCGTGGAATTCCCCTTCTTCATGCACCACCTCAAGGGCGCCCCCGACCCCGCCCTGCCCGGGGCCTACGTCTTCCAGACGGGCTCCAACCGGTGGCGGCGCTTCGCGAGCTGGCCGCCCCCCGAGGCCCGGCCCGTGAACCTCTATTTCCAGGCCAAGGCCCGCCTGGGCTTCCGGGATCCCGGCCCCGATGGCGCAGCCGCCTACGTCAGCGACCCCGCCCGCCCCGTGCCGTTCTGGGACGGCGTGGACATCGGCATGCCCCGGGAGTACATGACCGCCGACCAGCGCTTCGTGGACGGCCGCCCCGACGTGGCCACCTTCAGCACGGGCCCCCTGGACAAGGATCTCCCCGTGGCCGGCCCCGTGCGGGCGGAGCTCTGGGTCACCACCACCGGAACGGATTCCGACTGGGTGGTCAAGGTCATCGACGTGCAGCCCGATGGCCGCCAGCAGCTGCTCCGCGGCGAAGTGATGCGGGGCAAGTTCCGGAACAGCTTCGAACGCCCCGAGCCCTTCGTCCCCGGCCAGCCCACGCGGGTGGCCTTCGCCCTCAACGACGTGTGCCACACCTTCCTCAAGGGGCACCGCCTGATGGTGCAGGTGCAGAGCTCCTGGTTCCCCCTCATGGACCGCAATCCCCAGGTGTTCACCGACATCTACAAAGCCCGTCCCGAGGATTTCCGGAAGGCGGACCAGGAGGTGCTGTACGGCTCAGGACACCCGTCCCGCCTGGAGCTGGGGGTACTGCCCTAG
- a CDS encoding YfcC family protein, whose protein sequence is MHGGLLQSLKKMKMPHTLVVVEGLVLLVLVLSWLIPSGEFTRIAVNGRMVPDPATYHVLAPKIYVSASMLLLAPIRGFLDGGLLIAFLLVIGGAFNVLNETGAVEFGIKKLTKAISVRPTLEFLLIPVLMVVFSLAGSIFGMAEELIPFVIIFIPLARSLGYDSIVGVCIPFLGAAAGFAAAFFNPFTVGVAQKLAGLPVNSGLGYRVFSWFIGTAVVTAYVMVYARRIKKDPTRSPVYELDKARGPVDRNPEAVEAWTFRHLLVLLIFAGSLVLLVYGIMARNWDMDAMAAMFLGMGIVLGLASGMGGSRIAQSFVAGAKDMVGVVFIVACARALLVIAQDARILDTMLFHSKNLMSVLPRPVIPQTMFLIQAVINFFIHSGTAQAALTMPIMAPLADLVGITRQTAVFAFQLCEFVNPILPTSAVTMGVLGAAKIPWEKWAGWFLPLLGIVLVMGFLLLVPPVLFHWGPF, encoded by the coding sequence ATGCACGGCGGACTGCTTCAGTCGCTGAAGAAGATGAAGATGCCCCACACCCTCGTGGTGGTGGAAGGGCTGGTGCTGCTGGTGCTGGTGCTCTCCTGGCTGATCCCCTCGGGGGAGTTCACGCGCATCGCCGTGAACGGCCGCATGGTGCCGGATCCCGCCACGTACCACGTGCTGGCGCCCAAGATCTACGTGAGCGCCTCCATGCTGCTGCTGGCGCCCATCCGGGGCTTCCTGGACGGGGGGCTCCTGATCGCCTTCCTCCTGGTCATCGGCGGGGCCTTCAATGTCCTCAACGAGACCGGGGCGGTGGAGTTCGGCATCAAGAAGCTCACCAAGGCCATTTCGGTGCGCCCCACCCTGGAGTTCCTGCTGATCCCGGTGCTCATGGTGGTCTTCTCCCTGGCCGGGAGCATCTTCGGCATGGCGGAGGAGCTGATCCCCTTCGTCATCATCTTCATCCCCCTGGCCCGGAGCCTCGGCTACGACTCCATCGTGGGGGTGTGCATCCCCTTCCTGGGCGCGGCGGCGGGGTTCGCGGCGGCCTTCTTCAATCCCTTCACCGTGGGCGTGGCCCAGAAGCTGGCGGGGCTGCCGGTGAACTCGGGCCTGGGCTACCGGGTCTTCAGCTGGTTCATCGGCACCGCCGTGGTCACGGCCTACGTCATGGTCTACGCCCGCCGCATCAAGAAGGACCCCACCCGGAGCCCCGTGTACGAGCTGGACAAGGCCCGGGGCCCCGTGGACCGCAACCCCGAGGCCGTGGAAGCCTGGACCTTCCGCCACCTTCTGGTGCTCCTGATCTTCGCGGGTTCGCTCGTGCTCCTGGTCTACGGCATCATGGCCCGGAACTGGGACATGGACGCCATGGCCGCCATGTTCCTGGGCATGGGCATCGTGCTGGGCCTGGCCTCGGGCATGGGCGGGAGCCGCATCGCCCAGTCCTTCGTGGCCGGCGCCAAGGACATGGTGGGGGTGGTCTTCATCGTGGCCTGCGCCCGGGCCCTCCTGGTCATCGCCCAGGACGCGCGGATCCTGGACACCATGCTCTTCCACAGCAAGAACCTCATGTCCGTGCTGCCCCGGCCCGTCATCCCCCAGACCATGTTCCTCATCCAGGCCGTCATCAACTTCTTCATTCACTCCGGCACCGCCCAGGCCGCGCTGACCATGCCCATCATGGCCCCCCTGGCGGACCTGGTGGGGATCACGCGCCAGACCGCGGTGTTCGCCTTCCAGCTCTGCGAGTTCGTGAACCCCATCCTGCCCACTTCCGCGGTCACCATGGGCGTCCTGGGCGCCGCCAAGATACCCTGGGAGAAGTGGGCGGGCTGGTTCCTCCCGCTCCTGGGCATCGTCCTGGTGATGGGATTCCTCCTGCTCGTACCTCCGGTCCTGTTCCACTGGGGCCCCTTCTGA